The Mycolicibacterium hassiacum DSM 44199 genome includes a window with the following:
- a CDS encoding Gp37-like protein: MSGLTSVREAEDLWQKIQLRRFKREQERLAPPDVELRDGDFRLRGLVAGERLLEWEFIENETGTCTLHLSLSHYLAKWVMNHRGRAKRNVIIVIEKQGARWSGMMDHYRVVKAESGDAYLEIVFLHDFEQTKHIRVWCNPFLRPELQFPKIWIIFGPAKWCLLVTLFVNLLRLETSLWTLPDDPLDIWEWMGPSFNPSNWRNIVKPFPFLLDNSPITMVFSRFGTFYDTAKGILEDHQLTLTCRRYIKDRDPHPFDDLKGVWGIDPVEDLLQLIPLRDGCVVWDIEDNSGWGTQTAFGGSWLTGFIRGIVQLAGDGQVEGVDVFSGDYTFPGEYYSPWFLGTSPMAPHVVFEEGPLTGIKSSEFSYYEATDTSFLAGGESAPGINEGIGALINIGGDLLTSLINSALASFSPIPGVAIDLPPLGGLMNSVLEPLYSDVFGAFMEVPTLRAMGISLPISGLEDIVTGLGDFHYYENMAEGSMKAFTLSAFAAIAAEIHKTRARTTHTLKVSDASPYIFAPKPYGHCWIGDRVGTSVLGYPVEHQLFVERIRRIKYSIDQDGMKPLEIEIGYREPKNPALRILEEVRRVNGALGTAGIL, from the coding sequence GTGAGTGGTCTGACGAGCGTTCGTGAGGCCGAAGACCTCTGGCAGAAGATCCAACTCCGACGCTTCAAGCGCGAGCAGGAGCGACTGGCTCCGCCGGACGTGGAGCTGCGTGACGGCGACTTCCGCCTGCGCGGCCTGGTGGCCGGTGAGCGTCTCCTCGAATGGGAGTTCATCGAGAACGAGACAGGCACCTGCACGCTGCATCTGTCCCTCAGCCACTACCTGGCGAAGTGGGTGATGAACCACCGGGGCCGTGCGAAGCGTAACGTCATCATCGTCATCGAGAAGCAAGGCGCTCGCTGGTCCGGGATGATGGACCACTACCGGGTGGTCAAGGCCGAGTCCGGGGACGCCTACCTCGAGATCGTGTTCTTGCACGACTTCGAGCAGACGAAGCACATCCGCGTCTGGTGCAACCCCTTCCTGCGCCCTGAGCTGCAGTTCCCTAAGATCTGGATCATCTTCGGGCCGGCGAAGTGGTGTTTGCTGGTCACCCTGTTCGTGAACCTGCTACGGCTGGAGACGAGCCTGTGGACCCTGCCGGATGACCCCCTGGACATCTGGGAGTGGATGGGGCCGAGCTTCAACCCCAGCAACTGGCGGAACATCGTCAAGCCGTTCCCCTTCTTGCTGGACAACTCCCCGATCACGATGGTGTTCAGCCGATTCGGGACGTTCTATGACACCGCCAAGGGGATCCTCGAAGACCATCAGCTCACGCTGACGTGTCGCCGGTATATCAAGGACCGCGACCCGCATCCGTTCGATGATCTCAAGGGCGTGTGGGGAATCGACCCCGTCGAAGACCTGCTGCAGTTGATCCCGCTCCGGGACGGCTGCGTCGTCTGGGACATCGAGGACAACAGCGGCTGGGGCACCCAGACCGCGTTCGGTGGTTCCTGGCTGACCGGGTTCATCCGGGGCATCGTCCAACTGGCCGGTGACGGCCAGGTCGAGGGCGTCGATGTGTTCTCGGGCGACTACACGTTCCCCGGCGAGTACTACTCCCCGTGGTTCCTGGGCACCAGCCCGATGGCACCCCACGTCGTGTTCGAAGAGGGTCCGCTGACCGGCATCAAGTCGAGCGAGTTCTCGTACTACGAGGCGACCGACACCAGCTTCCTGGCTGGTGGCGAGTCGGCTCCCGGTATCAACGAGGGCATCGGGGCTCTGATCAACATCGGTGGCGATCTGCTCACCTCGCTGATCAACTCGGCCCTGGCGTCGTTCTCGCCGATTCCCGGTGTGGCGATTGACCTTCCGCCTCTGGGAGGTCTGATGAACTCGGTGCTGGAACCGCTCTACAGCGATGTGTTCGGTGCGTTCATGGAAGTCCCGACGCTGCGTGCGATGGGCATCTCGCTCCCGATCTCCGGGCTCGAGGACATCGTCACCGGCCTGGGTGACTTCCACTACTACGAGAACATGGCCGAAGGGTCCATGAAGGCGTTCACCCTGAGTGCCTTCGCCGCCATCGCAGCTGAGATCCACAAGACCCGTGCTCGTACCACGCACACCCTCAAGGTATCCGACGCATCTCCATACATCTTCGCGCCAAAGCCCTACGGGCACTGCTGGATTGGAGACCGAGTCGGTACATCGGTCCTGGGATACCCCGTCGAGCACCAGTTGTTCGTGGAGCGCATCCGCCGGATCAAGTACTCCATCGACCAGGACGGCATGAAGCCGTTGGAGATCGAGATCGGATACCGCGAACCGAAGAACCCTGCACTACGCATCCTCGAAGAGGTCCGGCGCGTCAACGGCGCTCTGGGCACTGCGGGGATTCTCTAA
- a CDS encoding phage tail protein, with translation MPNSAGVEVARISVKVSPDTRAFRKELKADLEKIEKELRADVEVTGHLNDAQAKADFKRMMAQLKAEAAKGVRVPVDVAVDKKKGGVLGGLLGDGDDDRMNRATAQAKKLGGALSFLKQHPEPTWGSMFALIAALAAPLTGMVATLLAGLPSLIGAFGAGAGAVALGMEGIKAAAQTLAPSFEEMKTAVSAVFQQGLTPQFQQLLGLMPMVQEGMKGVASGMVDMFQGVTDAFATGAGPEQIKTFLANTQGLFSGLQGPMNTLTQGFLSLMTAGSSSFDNLTATIGNFSTGFNDMVNRVTASGALDSAFDGLQQVTDSLGNAFNELMELGINAMGQLGGPLSTFLGGLMDLFASLMPAFISFSSLLGNVLGTLGTQLAPIVTALTPAFTTLADTLGTLLTGALQAVGPILTQVATLIGTTLNTALQALQPMLPSLLESFQQLSDVLVTSLGPHIPALGEALGQVAGAVLQLVPTIMQALIPAFVQLVPKFAELLPSVVSMAQSFAAIMPTVLPLAQALISVASAVIQVAVSIGGALIGALANLAEIIARVVSKVAEWIASFANGAQEIAAKAAELPGMVRSALENLMDIGLQAGKDLVKGLINGIGGMISSAVNKAKELASSVAGAVKGFLGIESPSKLFEEYGKNTGQGFQIGLDKGFEPVLAQARHLADQVSAAFASGGDPTALLAGMSKSDVSRIEKVLGFETKRLEKQAKALEYQAKITGNEGLKAEAQRLRTMKEELSLQKDMLDLTNDFNDETDNSAGTLEKSIAKLMSTPVDFAKATGKQFLSDIGISGDGLISRAITEGIQYIFQIGSVDEALSIKDREESKAALSIVGR, from the coding sequence GTGCCGAACAGCGCGGGCGTTGAAGTAGCCCGCATTTCAGTCAAGGTCAGCCCTGACACCCGAGCGTTCCGCAAGGAACTGAAGGCCGACCTCGAAAAGATCGAGAAGGAGTTGCGGGCCGACGTTGAGGTCACCGGCCACCTCAACGACGCTCAGGCCAAGGCTGATTTCAAGCGAATGATGGCGCAGCTCAAGGCCGAAGCTGCGAAGGGCGTCCGAGTCCCGGTCGACGTAGCGGTCGACAAGAAGAAGGGAGGTGTCCTCGGGGGTCTCCTCGGGGACGGCGACGACGACCGGATGAACAGGGCCACTGCTCAGGCCAAGAAGCTCGGCGGTGCGCTCTCCTTCCTGAAGCAGCACCCTGAACCGACGTGGGGCTCGATGTTCGCGTTGATCGCCGCGCTGGCGGCTCCGCTGACCGGTATGGTGGCCACGCTCCTGGCGGGCCTCCCGTCGCTGATCGGCGCGTTCGGCGCTGGTGCGGGTGCGGTCGCGCTCGGCATGGAGGGTATCAAGGCAGCCGCCCAGACGCTCGCCCCCTCGTTCGAGGAGATGAAGACGGCCGTCTCGGCGGTCTTCCAGCAGGGTCTGACCCCGCAGTTCCAGCAGTTGCTGGGCCTGATGCCGATGGTGCAGGAGGGCATGAAGGGTGTCGCCTCGGGCATGGTCGACATGTTCCAGGGCGTCACCGACGCGTTCGCGACGGGCGCTGGGCCGGAACAGATCAAGACGTTCCTGGCCAACACGCAGGGGTTATTCTCGGGCCTGCAGGGTCCGATGAACACCTTGACGCAGGGGTTCCTGTCGCTGATGACGGCGGGCTCGTCGTCGTTCGACAACTTGACGGCCACCATCGGCAACTTCTCCACCGGCTTCAACGACATGGTCAACCGTGTCACCGCCAGTGGTGCTCTCGACTCCGCGTTCGACGGTCTGCAGCAGGTCACTGACTCGCTCGGCAACGCGTTCAACGAACTGATGGAGCTGGGCATCAACGCGATGGGCCAGCTCGGAGGTCCGCTGTCGACGTTCCTCGGCGGGTTAATGGACCTGTTCGCGAGCCTGATGCCCGCGTTCATCTCGTTCTCCTCGCTCCTGGGCAACGTCCTGGGGACGCTGGGGACGCAGCTCGCTCCCATCGTCACGGCGCTGACGCCTGCGTTCACCACGCTGGCCGACACCCTCGGCACGCTGCTGACCGGCGCGCTGCAGGCGGTGGGTCCGATCCTGACGCAGGTCGCCACGCTGATCGGCACGACGCTGAACACGGCGTTGCAGGCGCTGCAGCCGATGCTGCCGTCTCTGTTGGAGAGCTTCCAGCAGCTCTCCGACGTGCTGGTGACCAGCCTGGGCCCGCACATCCCGGCTCTGGGCGAGGCGCTCGGCCAGGTGGCCGGCGCGGTCCTGCAGTTGGTTCCGACGATCATGCAGGCGTTGATCCCGGCGTTCGTTCAGTTGGTTCCCAAGTTCGCTGAGCTTCTGCCGTCTGTCGTCTCGATGGCGCAGTCGTTCGCCGCGATCATGCCGACGGTCCTGCCGCTGGCTCAGGCGCTCATCAGCGTGGCCAGCGCGGTCATACAGGTGGCTGTGTCCATCGGAGGCGCGCTTATCGGCGCGCTGGCGAACCTGGCCGAGATCATCGCCAGGGTCGTCTCCAAGGTGGCCGAGTGGATTGCCAGCTTCGCCAACGGGGCACAGGAGATCGCGGCCAAGGCAGCGGAGCTGCCGGGGATGGTGCGGTCGGCTCTCGAGAACCTGATGGACATCGGCCTGCAGGCCGGTAAGGACTTGGTCAAGGGTCTCATCAACGGTATCGGCGGCATGATCAGCTCTGCGGTCAACAAGGCCAAGGAGCTGGCGTCGAGTGTCGCTGGCGCTGTGAAGGGCTTCCTGGGTATCGAGTCGCCGTCGAAGTTGTTCGAGGAGTACGGCAAGAACACCGGGCAGGGCTTCCAGATCGGTTTGGACAAGGGCTTCGAGCCCGTTCTGGCTCAGGCCAGGCACCTGGCTGATCAGGTGTCTGCGGCGTTCGCCAGCGGCGGTGATCCCACCGCGTTGCTGGCCGGCATGTCGAAGTCGGACGTGTCCCGCATAGAGAAGGTGCTCGGGTTCGAGACGAAGCGTCTGGAGAAGCAGGCGAAAGCCCTTGAATACCAGGCGAAGATCACCGGCAACGAGGGTTTGAAGGCCGAAGCCCAGAGGCTCCGCACCATGAAGGAAGAGCTGTCGCTACAGAAGGACATGCTCGACCTGACCAACGACTTCAACGACGAGACCGACAACAGCGCAGGGACTCTGGAGAAGTCCATCGCCAAGCTCATGTCGACGCCTGTCGACTTCGCGAAAGCGACTGGCAAGCAGTTCCTTTCGGACATCGGCATCAGCGGAGACGGCCTGATCTCGCGAGCCATCACCGAAGGCATCCAGTACATCTTCCAGATCGGCTCTGTCGATGAGGCACTGTCCATCAAGGACCGCGAGGAGTCCAAGGCCGCGCTGTCCATCGTTGGCCGCTGA
- a CDS encoding phage tail assembly protein codes for MTNVFTVDAFRAEVKKKYAPVLIGLSDDVTVELKPLLKLGKKTRDAVVEAIKEIEEIPEIDEDDEDADELVDEYSDRACKVIAKVFRLIATSPKKLINALDAEEDPQIRAELYAAVLRTYMEETQLGEAAPSPN; via the coding sequence ATGACAAACGTTTTCACCGTCGACGCATTCCGCGCCGAGGTCAAGAAGAAGTACGCTCCGGTCCTCATCGGCCTGTCCGACGATGTGACCGTCGAGCTGAAGCCGCTGCTGAAGCTGGGCAAGAAGACCCGCGATGCGGTGGTTGAGGCCATCAAGGAGATCGAAGAGATCCCCGAGATCGACGAGGACGACGAAGACGCCGACGAGCTGGTGGACGAGTACTCCGACCGCGCCTGCAAGGTCATCGCCAAGGTGTTCCGGCTGATCGCCACTTCGCCGAAGAAGCTGATCAACGCACTGGACGCCGAGGAAGATCCGCAGATCCGCGCTGAGCTATACGCCGCTGTCCTCCGCACGTACATGGAGGAGACGCAACTGGGGGAAGCCGCGCCCTCGCCGAACTGA
- a CDS encoding phage tail tube protein translates to MAENDDAVLTAAVGYVYVADPGTDAPTPAALKTIDLTDPSTWSGAPGWESVGHTSRGTLPEFGFEGGESEVKGSWQKKKLREISTEDPIDYVTVLLHQFDEQTLGLYYGPNASATPGVFGVKTGQTNEKAVLVIIEDGDMRLGHHAHKASVKRDDAIELPIDDLAALPVRFTYLDYEDELPFSWINEDLFNVGIGGG, encoded by the coding sequence ATGGCAGAAAACGACGACGCAGTATTGACTGCGGCGGTCGGGTATGTGTACGTCGCCGACCCTGGCACCGATGCACCTACGCCGGCCGCTCTGAAGACCATCGACCTCACCGACCCGAGCACCTGGTCCGGTGCCCCCGGCTGGGAGAGTGTCGGCCACACCAGCCGAGGCACGCTCCCGGAGTTCGGCTTCGAAGGCGGCGAGTCCGAAGTCAAGGGCTCCTGGCAGAAGAAGAAGCTCCGCGAGATCAGCACCGAAGATCCCATCGACTACGTGACGGTCCTCCTGCACCAGTTCGATGAGCAGACGCTGGGTCTGTACTACGGCCCCAACGCCTCTGCGACCCCTGGTGTGTTCGGCGTGAAGACCGGCCAGACCAACGAGAAGGCGGTCCTGGTGATCATCGAAGACGGCGACATGCGCCTGGGGCATCACGCCCACAAGGCCAGCGTGAAGCGCGATGACGCCATCGAGCTGCCCATCGATGACCTCGCCGCGCTGCCGGTGCGATTCACCTACCTCGATTACGAAGACGAGCTTCCGTTCTCGTGGATCAACGAGGATCTGTTCAACGTCGGAATCGGCGGTGGATAG
- a CDS encoding DUF5403 family protein — protein MAKVYAKANKVAARHADTRAKVKDVRDGVTRRAKANLARANKTSRITEEGYFPASITEQDGDTDFHTILNAPNAFALEFGHAPSGAFGPRGIFAGRQKAPTPPEYILTRAAIGGTVS, from the coding sequence ATGGCGAAGGTCTATGCGAAAGCGAACAAGGTCGCAGCGCGTCACGCCGACACCAGGGCCAAGGTCAAGGACGTGCGAGACGGCGTCACCCGTCGAGCCAAGGCGAACCTGGCGCGAGCGAACAAGACCAGTCGTATCACCGAAGAGGGGTACTTCCCGGCCAGCATCACCGAGCAGGACGGCGATACCGACTTCCACACGATCCTGAACGCGCCCAACGCGTTTGCACTCGAGTTCGGCCACGCACCGTCGGGTGCGTTCGGCCCGAGGGGTATATTCGCCGGAAGGCAGAAAGCGCCTACGCCGCCCGAGTACATCCTCACCCGCGCCGCCATAGGCGGCACCGTCTCATAG
- a CDS encoding Gp19/Gp15/Gp42 family protein: MAYATAEDVVTLWAKEPEPEVMTLIERRLEQIERMIKRRIPDLDLRVAVSPTFHADLVDIEADAVLRLVRNPEGYLSETDGSYTYQLQADLSQGKLTILDEEWEILGVKSQKRMAVLVPNLVMPT, from the coding sequence GTGGCCTACGCGACGGCCGAAGACGTTGTGACGTTGTGGGCCAAGGAGCCTGAGCCCGAAGTGATGACGCTGATCGAGCGTCGGCTCGAACAGATCGAGCGGATGATCAAGCGGCGGATCCCCGATCTCGACCTGAGGGTCGCTGTCAGCCCGACCTTCCACGCAGACCTGGTCGACATCGAAGCGGATGCCGTTCTGCGCCTTGTGCGTAACCCCGAGGGCTACCTGTCGGAGACCGACGGCTCGTACACCTACCAGCTCCAGGCCGACCTATCACAGGGCAAGCTCACCATCCTCGATGAGGAGTGGGAGATCCTCGGGGTCAAATCGCAGAAGCGCATGGCAGTTCTCGTCCCGAACTTGGTGATGCCGACATGA
- a CDS encoding DUF7302 family protein, producing the protein MKIRFPNGGIAEVSDEFGARLIAAGVVENADKPARKPRARKTKTAPKKEPKNEE; encoded by the coding sequence ATGAAGATCCGCTTCCCCAACGGCGGTATCGCCGAGGTGTCCGATGAGTTCGGCGCACGACTGATCGCGGCCGGTGTCGTCGAGAACGCCGACAAACCCGCACGCAAGCCGCGTGCCCGCAAGACCAAGACCGCTCCCAAGAAGGAGCCCAAGAACGAGGAGTGA
- a CDS encoding phage major capsid protein: MAAGTAFAVDHSQIAQTGDSMFEGYLEPEQAQDYFAEAEKTSIVQQFAQKIPMGTTGQKIPHWVGDVSASWIGEGDMKPITKGNMTSQTIAPHKIATIFVASAETVRANPANYLGTMRTKVATAFAMAFDSAALFGTDSPFPTYINQTTKTVSIAGSGSLTAYDALAVNGLSLLVNDGKKWTNTLLDDIAEPILNGAKDLNGRPLFVDAPYGDVVNPFRPGRIVGRQSILSDHVSLEVEEDGDVPAHNIVGFMGDFTQLVWGQVGGLSFDVTDQATLNLGTPQSPNFVSLWQHNLVAVRVEAEYAFHCNDADAFVRLTDLVPPVEDGGAAGGSVTGGGG, translated from the coding sequence ATGGCAGCAGGTACCGCGTTCGCGGTCGATCACAGCCAGATCGCCCAGACCGGCGACTCGATGTTCGAGGGCTATCTCGAGCCCGAGCAGGCGCAGGACTACTTCGCCGAAGCGGAGAAGACCTCCATCGTCCAGCAGTTCGCCCAGAAGATCCCGATGGGCACGACCGGCCAGAAGATTCCGCACTGGGTCGGAGACGTGAGCGCGTCGTGGATCGGTGAGGGTGACATGAAGCCCATCACCAAGGGCAACATGACCTCGCAGACCATCGCGCCCCACAAGATCGCGACGATCTTCGTGGCGTCGGCGGAAACCGTCCGTGCGAACCCGGCCAACTACCTGGGCACCATGCGGACCAAGGTCGCCACGGCCTTCGCGATGGCGTTCGACAGCGCGGCTCTGTTCGGCACCGACAGCCCGTTCCCGACCTACATCAACCAGACCACGAAGACGGTGTCCATCGCCGGTTCGGGCAGCCTGACCGCGTACGACGCGCTGGCTGTCAACGGTCTGAGCTTGCTGGTCAACGACGGCAAGAAGTGGACCAACACCCTTCTGGACGACATCGCTGAGCCGATCCTCAACGGTGCCAAGGATCTGAACGGCCGCCCGCTGTTCGTGGACGCGCCGTACGGTGACGTGGTCAACCCGTTCCGTCCGGGCCGCATCGTCGGCCGGCAGTCGATCCTGAGCGATCACGTATCGCTGGAGGTCGAAGAGGACGGCGACGTGCCCGCGCACAACATCGTCGGCTTCATGGGCGACTTCACCCAGCTCGTCTGGGGTCAGGTTGGCGGTCTGTCCTTCGACGTGACCGACCAGGCGACCCTGAACCTGGGCACCCCGCAGTCCCCGAACTTCGTCTCGCTGTGGCAGCACAACCTCGTCGCAGTCCGAGTCGAGGCTGAGTACGCGTTCCACTGCAACGACGCGGATGCCTTCGTTCGGCTGACCGACCTGGTGCCTCCGGTCGAGGACGGCGGCGCGGCGGGGGGTTCGGTCACCGGCGGCGGAGGCTGA
- a CDS encoding VG15 protein, whose translation MITAGLATYVHRFASLFVGPALVVGEWLRLLQVLFPEVQRRYADAAALGRDFYDSQRRLHHPELPRNERFRGELQWEWFVRNMEPARKEMSQADSPPQATTKLALAAVREVEMAGRRQIIGAVKNDPAPPQIVRGWARVATGRETCAWCLMLISRGAELNHKGNFAYREAATAGASLDDETMIDLWNESGHDLEKFRAETKPHIEEWHAGCDCLVVPVFDVQNWPGRDAALRAQRLWIEAGNEASDLIESGKARSNNMNRETLNALRRRLARGEIEMSNYALAA comes from the coding sequence TTGATCACTGCAGGTCTTGCCACCTACGTCCACCGGTTCGCTTCGCTTTTCGTCGGTCCAGCCCTCGTTGTAGGCGAGTGGCTGCGATTGCTGCAAGTGCTGTTCCCAGAGGTCCAACGGCGGTACGCGGATGCTGCCGCCTTGGGCCGGGACTTCTACGACTCCCAGCGCAGACTCCACCACCCTGAACTGCCTCGAAACGAGAGGTTCCGAGGAGAGCTTCAGTGGGAGTGGTTCGTCAGGAACATGGAACCCGCCCGAAAGGAGATGTCGCAGGCCGACTCTCCGCCGCAGGCGACGACCAAGCTCGCCCTGGCGGCAGTCCGCGAAGTGGAGATGGCAGGACGCCGACAGATCATCGGCGCTGTCAAGAACGACCCAGCTCCTCCTCAGATCGTAAGGGGCTGGGCGAGGGTAGCCACCGGGCGCGAAACATGCGCCTGGTGTCTGATGCTCATTTCCCGTGGCGCAGAGCTGAATCACAAAGGCAACTTCGCATACCGGGAAGCAGCCACGGCAGGGGCCTCCCTCGATGACGAGACCATGATCGACCTCTGGAACGAGTCCGGTCACGATCTCGAGAAGTTCCGCGCAGAGACAAAGCCCCACATCGAGGAGTGGCACGCAGGGTGCGACTGCTTGGTGGTTCCGGTCTTCGACGTGCAGAACTGGCCAGGGAGAGACGCTGCCCTACGGGCGCAGCGACTTTGGATCGAAGCAGGGAACGAAGCGAGCGACCTGATCGAATCCGGCAAGGCCCGCTCCAACAACATGAACAGGGAGACGCTCAACGCGCTCCGACGCCGTCTTGCACGCGGCGAAATCGAAATGTCCAACTACGCACTCGCTGCGTGA
- a CDS encoding phage portal protein, which produces MEEIEDPEITRDEMVSAFEESIKDLESNTSYYEAERRPEAIGVTVPPQMQSLLAHVGYPRLYVDSIAERQAVEGFRLGDADEADEELWQWWKANNLDIEAPLGYTDAYVHGRSYITISKPDPQLDLGWDQNMPIIRVEPPTRMYAEIDPRINRVSKAIRVVYDKESNEIQASTLYTPTDTFGWFKNADGEWEEWFTVSHGLGVVPVVPLPNRTRLSDLYGTSEITPELRSMTDAAARILMLMQATAELMGVPQRLIFGIKPEEIGVDSETGQTMFDAYLARILAFEDAEGKIQQFSAAELANFTNALDQIAKQVAAYTGLPPQYLSTAADNPASAEAIRAAENRLIKKVERKNLIFGGAWEEAMRIAYRIMKGGEVPPEMHRMEVVWRDPSTPTFAAKADAATKLYGNGQGVIPRERARIDMGYSVKEREEMRRWDEEEAAMGLGLLGTMVDPDPTAPPKPAQPAIEGGDAA; this is translated from the coding sequence ATGGAGGAGATCGAAGACCCGGAGATCACCCGAGACGAGATGGTCTCGGCCTTCGAGGAGTCGATCAAGGATCTCGAGTCCAACACCAGCTACTACGAAGCTGAGCGACGGCCAGAGGCCATCGGCGTCACCGTGCCACCGCAGATGCAGTCCCTGCTGGCTCACGTCGGATACCCCCGGCTCTACGTCGACTCCATCGCGGAGCGACAGGCCGTCGAGGGATTCCGCCTCGGCGATGCCGACGAGGCTGACGAAGAGCTGTGGCAGTGGTGGAAGGCCAACAACCTCGACATCGAAGCGCCGCTTGGCTATACGGACGCCTACGTCCACGGCCGGTCGTACATCACGATCAGCAAGCCCGACCCGCAGCTCGACCTCGGGTGGGACCAGAACATGCCGATCATCCGGGTCGAACCGCCAACGCGGATGTACGCGGAGATCGATCCCCGGATCAACCGGGTCTCCAAGGCCATCCGAGTCGTCTACGACAAGGAAAGTAACGAGATCCAGGCTTCCACGCTCTACACACCGACCGACACGTTCGGATGGTTCAAGAACGCGGACGGCGAGTGGGAAGAGTGGTTCACGGTTAGCCACGGCCTGGGTGTAGTCCCGGTCGTGCCGCTGCCGAACCGGACCCGGCTCTCGGACCTGTACGGCACCAGCGAGATCACCCCGGAGCTTCGGTCGATGACCGACGCGGCGGCTCGTATCCTGATGCTGATGCAGGCGACTGCAGAGCTGATGGGTGTTCCCCAGCGTCTGATCTTCGGCATCAAGCCCGAGGAGATCGGCGTCGACTCCGAGACCGGCCAGACGATGTTCGACGCATACCTCGCTCGCATCCTGGCGTTCGAGGATGCCGAGGGCAAGATCCAGCAGTTCTCAGCAGCCGAGCTGGCCAACTTTACCAACGCGCTCGATCAGATCGCTAAACAGGTCGCTGCGTACACGGGACTGCCTCCCCAGTACCTGAGCACCGCTGCGGATAATCCGGCCTCCGCTGAGGCCATCAGAGCCGCAGAGAACCGACTCATCAAGAAGGTCGAGCGGAAGAACCTGATCTTCGGTGGCGCATGGGAAGAGGCGATGCGGATCGCTTACCGGATCATGAAGGGTGGCGAGGTTCCCCCGGAAATGCACCGCATGGAGGTCGTCTGGCGCGACCCGTCGACTCCGACGTTCGCGGCGAAGGCCGACGCGGCTACCAAGCTGTACGGCAACGGCCAGGGCGTCATCCCGCGTGAGCGCGCTCGTATCGACATGGGCTACTCCGTCAAGGAGCGCGAAGAGATGCGGCGTTGGGACGAGGAAGAGGCCGCGATGGGCCTCGGCCTACTTGGCACGATGGTCGACCCCGACCCGACAGCCCCTCCGAAGCCGGCGCAGCCGGCAATCGAGGGCGGTGATGCTGCCTGA
- a CDS encoding phage holin family protein, whose protein sequence is MTKVRESAYYISGAVLYILGLVQVWTAVKGGGDIAAAVQGLGTLIAGTAPAYAGYKVGEQRKDGLFDEVDPVDAVVTGVQQIVESKAKAEKEIEAVKAAVSQATSDVPVVGPLVSLGLNQLK, encoded by the coding sequence ATGACCAAGGTTCGTGAATCTGCCTACTACATCAGCGGCGCTGTCCTCTACATCCTGGGCCTGGTTCAGGTCTGGACCGCTGTCAAGGGCGGAGGCGACATCGCCGCTGCGGTACAGGGTCTCGGCACTCTGATCGCTGGCACGGCTCCCGCGTATGCTGGCTACAAGGTCGGTGAGCAGCGCAAGGATGGCCTGTTCGATGAGGTCGATCCGGTCGATGCCGTGGTGACCGGCGTCCAGCAGATCGTGGAGTCGAAGGCCAAGGCCGAGAAGGAGATTGAGGCCGTCAAGGCGGCTGTCTCGCAGGCTACGAGCGACGTTCCCGTCGTCGGGCCGCTGGTTTCTCTGGGGCTGAATCAACTGAAGTAG